The nucleotide sequence CAAGCACAATCACAGCGGCCAGAGTTTCGCAACGATTATCGATTTGAGAAAGCGTTCAATGCCTTCTATAAAGTGCACTTTGTGCCCGAGCCTTGGGCGAAGGCTAGGATAAGATGCGAGGCCGAGGGCACAGAGCTCATGGTGCCAGAGAACTTGGATGAAGCCGATGCACTCCCGGTACTCATCATGGGTATATTGGATAAATTCCTAGGAGTCTACGTCGGTATGCATGATTTATATGCAGAAAGAGTTTTTGTAACAATTAACGGTGAGTTTATTAACCTACTAAGCAACATTTTCATAATGGGCGTGTACAGCTCTCGTATCTCTATTCAGTGCCTTATCTAATTTTATCTCAAATAACAACGCAAGCCCCTGACAACATCAAAATAATCGAGAAATGATGTGATAccaaataacataatttttcaATTTACCTAGCTGCGTCATAATTCGTAAacggtccttcgagccggagtCTCGGCAGCGTACAGGCTATACTAACTCGTAGATTTATCACGATGTAAAGAagggtaggtatgtacctatttatcaATCTTGGTGTAATTTTTAGGTAATGTAATGTTACACTCTATTCTCAACCTATTATGGGAACAGAAAGAACCCGAGTTCAAAGGTGGGCGTTGCGTGGCCATGCGGCGCTCCGGTCGTTTGTTCATGCACCCCTGCGAGAAGCCTCTACCATTTGTATGCAAAGTTAGTGCTCAGAGAATCGTGCCGAAGCCGGAATGCAACAGTTataatttaagtaagtttaCTTTGATTTTAAACTAGCTGTTAGGTAACTAACAGCAATATCGATTTAATTGGTACAAACTGCCTATTTTTAGCTCTGTTAATATTGAATCACTGTTGCTGCTCATGATGTCAGCAAAACCATACCATCATCAGCAATGTTTTTATTGGACAGtgcggtattaataataggatATGAAAGTTTTGTAGTAGGTAAACAAACACGCGAATATCTATTAATAGAAACGTTATGTCAACCAGCGGGAAAACTCGCGTAAAAATTGATGATGGTGGCTATAATAggtcatttataattttattatcttaaATACACTACCATGCCATGCATATTGATTTTGTAGATTGGACGAAAGGTCCCAACGAGACTTGCTATATGGCCCACATCGAGCCTCAGAATTGGTTCGATGCGTACTCGACCTGCCTTGCTGGCGGCGGAAACTTGGTGGTCCTCAATGACCGCGAGGAGGCCGAGTACATCAAGCAACTCTTCAAGGAGATCGGCGAGAGGCGGATGCCAAACAACGACATCGCTTTCCTTGGCTTCAGTGACCTCTTCCAGCAGCATCACTATAGGACCGTGCACGGTAGTCTTTTAAATAACCGCTAGTagttaaaatgcttatttttaggGCGTGGCCGGTCTTTAGTATGTATCAACATACGTTCGTAAAATGTTTACCAACGTCGGACCGTAGAATCTATTTTGATTCCTATTATAATgggaataattgaaatgaaataacgTATTTCTGTGAAAGCCGAAGATCGAgtgtcttttattttataatccaCATAGACAATACATTCTATAGAGTCTATAGTTTATTTGGTGTTCAAACTACTTTCTAACACCCCAACTACAGCAAATAAACGATAATTACAAAAACAAGTTTTACGGAACATAACGCTTAAGTCAGAACATCAGCTGGCATTGCATTAGTTAGTATACCCATACCGTTCTGGTGGCCTTCTCACTCGTTTGGGTATTACTGTAATTGCTGGTTCTGGTAACATTGTTTCCTTCACCTCTTCAGATGTTTGAGATTGATGCAAAGTTGAATCCAAATCAGTCGTCAAAGCATTAGACTCTGAAGGTCCTACTGTGTCATCATGCGACTCATTTTCAGTGAAATCTACAGGGCTCATAATGACATCCAACTTTTCTTCATCCATGTTATTGCTACTGCTTGGAACCTCTGATTGGACAATATCCCCAACTGAAACTGTTACATTAGAATCTGATGTACAGTTTCCTTTTGCATTCTCATGTACAACAACATCTCTACTAATTGTAATATATCTTTTGATGGGGTCATAAACTCTGTATCCCTTTACACTATCTGAGAAGCCGACTAATATGTGCTGTCTTGATTTACTATCCCACTTTAGTCGTTTCTCTTTTGGTATGTGAACCATAACATGACTACCAAAGATTCTAATATGGGCTAAATCTGGTTTCTTGTTTGTCCAGAGCTCATAaggagttttattatttagtccCGATGCTACAGATCTATTCTTAAGATAGACAGCGGTGTTTGTTGCCTCTGCCCAGAACTTCTTATCTAATCCTGCATCAAATAATAAACAACGGGCTCTCTCTACAATTGTTCTATTAGTTCGTTCACTCAAACCATTTTGTTCGGGAGTGTATGGATTGGTCTTTTGATGTATTATGCCACTCTTTTTTAGGAAATTCTCAAACTCATTGCTACAAAACTCTAACCCATTATCAGTTCTGAATACTTTGATTTTTCTACATTGTTGGTTCTCTACCAATTCCTTATATTCCCTGAAGTACTTGAAAACTTCTCTTTTTTCTTTGAGGAAATAGACAAACACCATTCGAGTAAAATCATCAACAAATATAAGAAAATACCTTGCTCCACCAATTGAAGTAACCTCCATGGGGCCACAGACATCAGCGTGGATAACTTCCAATGGCTCGCTGCTCCTCGTTCCCACATGTCCAAATGGTGAGCGTGACTGCTTTCCTTCACAGCACACGGTACACGAGTTTTTGTTGATCACGGAGTTATCAGTGCACGATATTCCTGTCACTGCTCCATCTTTCATCTTGTTCAGATCGTTCATATTCAGATGTCCAAGTCTCCTGTGCCACATTTCACTGCTTGCTGCTGAAGAGcttgatgtaaacaaacactgttTCTTTTCTATGACCATCTTGTAGACACCATCTATCAGATTTGCTACAGCCACTAAAGTGTTCTGTCTGTTGTAAACATAGCAACAATTCTCCTTAAAATCGACTTTATTCCCATTCTTGATAAGTTGACAGATAGAAATTAGGTTTGTGGTAAGGTTAGGCACACACAACACATCTTTCAACGTCACTTCATAAAGGGAATCCGGAGTAACGGTCATGATATCGACATCCCCAGAGCATAAAACTGGCATAGCATTCTGATTTGCCGCTATAATCTCCTTAATGCTTGTAGTAAAAGATGCATTCTGTATCATGTTTATATTTGGAGTCATATGTGTACTCGCACCGCTATCCAAATAGAAGTCCTGTTTGCTGTAATTTCCACTCAAGAAAACTGCCGAAAATGCGTTTGTTTTCTTTATCTGAGGCTGATTACTCTGTTGTTTACATTGAGATTTGTAATGTCCAAACTGCTTACAACGATAACACTTGACACTTGACTTGTCCGATTTGACATTTGATGAGTCGGGCATAGACTTTCCATTTCCGCCATACGCACCGCCATGAAGTTGGTTGGAGTTGTCGAACTTGCCAGTGCTACCAACTTTCAAACTATGACGACTGTGCTGCCCTCTACTCAAGAATGCGCTTCCCGCCTCGCAGTCATTTCCTGCCAAATCTATGAGCTTCGTTTTCACTACGTCACTGGTAATGGCGATTCCCGAATGCTCGATTGCCATAATCATGGGGAAATACTTTTCAGGCAAACCAGCTAACAATAAACTCCCGATCCACTCGTCATTTACTGAGAAACCTGTTCCCGACAACTTCTGGGCCGTTTCGATGATTTGTGTAACATAACTCGTCATTGATTCGCAGCTGTCAAGGCGAATTGATATCAAATTCCTGAGTAATGTTATTCGTCTTGAGAATCCAGAATCATCAAACATGTTTCTTACTCTCTGCCACAGATCTTTGGTGCTTTTAGCTTCTTTAATGTGGACGTATAATGACGGATCTATTGTTAGGATCAGCTTGGCCATTGCTTTTCTGTCTTCTGTTGCCCTGGCTTCTGAACATTCTTGCTTGATGCAGTCAGACATGCCCTCCAAGACCAGCAAATTTTCCGCTGCAAATGCCCATTCATGGTAATTCTGGCGACCCAATAGCTTAGGCACACTGGTTAGGAATGCGTTCGaagacatttttgatatttcagttcttgcttcttgtaaataaatacgcgCCTATTCCagataatgcacttattaatgACTTTTTGGGTttactgggcccataacctattataatgggaataattgaaatgaaataacgTATTTCTGTGAAAGCCGAAGATCGAgtgtcttttattttataatccaCATAGACAATACATTCTATAGAGTCTATAGTTTATTTGGTGTTCAAACTACTTTCTAACAATTCCGATgaatattaattacctactcgtCTTTACTGCTTATCATAGAAATGTTCTTGGTAAAACCAGTTTTCAAATCTCGTAGAATTTGTcttattacaaaaacaaatacctacctactaaagtctacctaaaaataatttaatctctAGCTCTGCAATCCTGTAACTAACTTCATTTTACTcgatcatattattttataggCGAACGCGTTCAAGACACTGGCTACTCAGACTGGGATCTCAAGTGTAGTTCTAATAATGCTTCGGGAAGAGTAAAAGAGCAGCGCTGCGGCAGCGTCCGACGCAGCGGGCTCCTCACTGTCAGCGACTGTAACACTCCTGCCATGTTCTTCTGCGAGAAACCAGCTAATCACCCAAGTAGGCTAGCACGAGCAGTTAGTAAACATCCATAAAAACCAAACATTCTTTGAGTTTCCTATTAACTGACCTTGCGAGGCTTGCGAAACCTGTTTAGGCCGTACCAAAATATCACTTTCCcttttgacggtgtttgggtaACGTGACACATTGAGATGAGAGTGGTCAAGTTCGTGAATACGCTAACAAACTTGGGtaacgaaaataaaaaagtcgttactattttacaatttattatttaaatgtgtcttaaataaattacctaataAAGTGGTTCACGGAGGAAGAAATCGTATAAAGTCGGTATTTAACTAGACTTAACATTGATTCATTTCGTACGAAAAGGGTCATACGAATGGAAATCTAACGTTTTGATCGTCCAATCCCAAAACTTGGCAGCGAACTCGTCATCTCGGCATTGTTTCGACGGCGTAGTCACAGCGCATTCACTGCACAGAATAATTTATAcacataataacaataacttaatTAACTCACTAACTACCTCGTTATATCTGACATTATTCAAGCCTTAGTTTACTCTGAAAAGAAACTGTGCCCATAGCCGGGCGAAGGTCTTGCAATAATACCTAATGCTTATGCAAAACTTCGTTCAGGTGGTCCTGGGTTTAAATCCAAAAGTAGAAAAGAAAAAAGTCCCCACATCGGTAACTAATACAGACTTATAAAGTGACATCAGTCA is from Ostrinia nubilalis chromosome 2, ilOstNubi1.1, whole genome shotgun sequence and encodes:
- the LOC135084135 gene encoding macrophage mannose receptor 1-like; this translates as MKYSIAAIQIVIGALTVFVAQSQRPEFRNDYRFEKAFNAFYKVHFVPEPWAKARIRCEAEGTELMVPENLDEADALPVLIMGILDKFLGVYVGMHDLYAERVFVTINGNVMLHSILNLLWEQKEPEFKGGRCVAMRRSGRLFMHPCEKPLPFVCKVSAQRIVPKPECNSYNLNWTKGPNETCYMAHIEPQNWFDAYSTCLAGGGNLVVLNDREEAEYIKQLFKEIGERRMPNNDIAFLGFSDLFQQHHYRTVHGERVQDTGYSDWDLKCSSNNASGRVKEQRCGSVRRSGLLTVSDCNTPAMFFCEKPANHPSRLARAVSKHP